Proteins encoded by one window of Mycteria americana isolate JAX WOST 10 ecotype Jacksonville Zoo and Gardens chromosome 26, USCA_MyAme_1.0, whole genome shotgun sequence:
- the TUBA1A gene encoding tubulin alpha-1A chain — MRECISIHVGQAGVQIGNACWELYCLEHGIQPDGQMPSDKTIGGGDDSFNTFFSETGAGKHVPRAVFVDLEPTVIDEVRTGTYRQLFHPEQLITGKEDAANNYARGHYTIGKEIIDLVLDRIRKLADQCTGLQGFLVFHSFGGGTGSGFTSLLMERLSVDYGKKSKLEFSIYPAPQVSTAVVEPYNSILTTHTTLEHSDCAFMVDNEAIYDICRRNLDIERPTYTNLNRLIGQIVSSITASLRFDGALNVDLTEFQTNLVPYPRIHFPLATYAPVISAEKAYHEQLSVAEITNACFEPANQMVKCDPRHGKYMACCLLYRGDVVPKDVNAAIATIKTKRTIQFVDWCPTGFKVGINYQPPTVVPGGDLAKVQRAVCMLSNTTAIAEAWARLDHKFDLMYAKRAFVHWYVGEGMEEGEFSEAREDMAALEKDYEEVGVDSVEGEGEEEGEEY, encoded by the exons ATG CGTGAGTGCATCTCCATCCACGTGGGCCAAGCGGGCGTGCAGATCGGCAACGCCTGCTGGGAGCTGTACTGCCTGGAGCACGGCATCCAGCCCGACGGGCAGATGCCCAGCGACAAGACCATCGGCGGGGGGGACGACTCCTTCAACACCTTCTTCAGCGAGACGGGGGCCGGCAAGCACGTGCCGCGGGCCGTCTTCGTGGACCTGGAGCCCACGGTGATCG ACGAGGTGCGCACGGGGACGTACCGGCAGCTCTTCCACCCCGAGCAGCTGATCACGGGCAAGGAGGATGCGGCCAACAACTACGCCCGTGGGCACTACACCATCGGGAAGGAGATCATCGACCTGGTCCTCGACCGCATCCGCAAGCTG GCTGACCagtgcacggggctgcagggcTTCCTGGTCTTCCACAGCTTCGGGGGCGGCACCGGCTCCGGCTTCACCTCCCTGCTCATGGAGCGCCTCTCCGTCGACTACGGCAAGAAGTCCAAGCTGGAGTTCTCCATCTACCCGGCCCCGCAGGTCTCCACGGCCGTGGTGGAGCCCTACAACTCCATCCTCACCACCCACACCACCCTGGAGCACTCCGACTGCGCCTTCATGGTGGACAACGAGGCCATCTACGACATCTGCCGCCGCAACCTGGACATCGAGAGGCCCACCTACACCAACCTCAATAGGTTGATAGGCCAGATCGTGTCCTCCATCACGGCCTCCCTGCGCTTCGATGGGGCCCTGAACGTCGACCTGACGGAGTTCCAGACCAACCTGGTGCCGTACCCCCGCATCCACTTCCCGCTGGCCACCTACGCCCCCGTCATCTCGGCCGAGAAGGCTTACCACGAGCAGCTCTCGGTGGCGGAGATCACCAACGCCTGCTTCGAGCCGGCCAACCAGATGGTGAAATGCGATCCACGGCACGGCAAGTACATGGCGTGCTGCCTGCTGTACCGCGGGGACGTGGTGCCCAAGGATGTCAACGCCGCCATCGCCACCATCAAGACCAAGCGCACCATCCAGTTCGTGGACTGGTGCCCCACCGGTTTCAAGGTGGGCATCAACTACCAGCCGCCCACGGTGGTGCCCGGGGGGGACCTGGCCAAGGTGCAGCGCGCCGTGTGCATGCTGAGCAACACCACGGCCATCGCCGAGGCCTGGGCCCGCCTGGACCACAAGTTTGACCTGATGTACGCCAAGCGGGCGTTCGTGCACTGGTACGTGGGGGAGGGCATGGAGGAGGGGGAGTTCTCGGAGGCCCGGGAAGACATGGCCGCCCTGGAGAAGGATTACGAGGAGGTGGGGGTGGATTcggtggaaggggagggagaggaggaaggggaggaataCTAA
- the TUBA1B gene encoding tubulin alpha-1B chain: MRECISIHVGQAGVQIGNACWELYCLEHGIQPDGQMPSDKTIGGGDDSFNTFFSETGAGKHVPRAVFVDLEPTVIDEVRTGTYRQLFHPEQLITGKEDAANNYARGHYTIGKEIIDLVLDRIRKLADQCTGLQGFLVFHSFGGGTGSGFTSLLMERLSVDYGKKSKLEFSIYPAPQVSTAVVEPYNSILTTHTTLEHSDCAFMVDNEAIYDICRRNLDIERPTYTNLNRLISQIVSSITASLRFDGALNVDLTEFQTNLVPYPRIHFPLATYAPVISAEKAYHEQLSVAEITNACFEPANQMVKCDPRHGKYMACCLLYRGDVVPKDVNAAIATIKTKRSIQFVDWCPTGFKVGINYQPPTVVPGGDLAKVQRAVCMLSNTTAIAEAWARLDHKFDLMYAKRAFVHWYVGEGMEEGEFSEAREDMAALEKDYEEVGVDSVEGEGEEEGEEY, translated from the exons ATG CGCGAGTGCATCTCCATCCACGTGGGCCAAGCGGGCGTGCAGATCGGCAACGCCTGCTGGGAGCTGTACTGCCTGGAGCACGGCATCCAGCCCGACGGGCAGATGCCCAGCGACAAGACCATCGGCGGGGGGGACGACTCCTTCAACACCTTCTTCAGCGAGACGGGGGCCGGCAAGCACGTGCCGCGGGCCGTCTTCGTGGACCTGGAGCCCACGGTGATCG ACGAGGTGCGCACGGGGACGTACCGGCAGCTCTTCCACCCCGAGCAGCTGATCACGGGCAAGGAGGATGCGGCCAACAACTACGCCCGTGGGCACTACACCATCGGGAAGGAGATCATCGACCTGGTCCTCGACCGCATCCGCAAGCTG GCTGACCagtgcacggggctgcagggcTTCCTGGTCTTCCACAGCTTCGGGGGCGGCACCGGCTCCGGCTTCACCTCCCTGCTCATGGAGCGCCTCTCCGTCGACTACGGCAAGAAGTCCAAGCTGGAGTTCTCCATCTACCCGGCCCCGCAGGTCTCCACGGCCGTGGTGGAGCCCTACAACTCCATCCTCACCACCCACACCACCCTGGAGCACTCCGACTGCGCCTTCATGGTGGACAACGAGGCCATCTACGACATCTGCCGCCGCAACCTGGACATCGAGAGGCCCACCTACACCAACCTCAACCGCCTCATCAGCCAGATCGTGTCCTCCATCACGGCCTCCCTGCGCTTCGATGGGGCCCTGAACGTCGACCTGACAGAGTTCCAGACCAACCTGGTGCCGTACCCCCGCATCCACTTCCCGCTGGCCACCTACGCCCCCGTCATCTCGGCCGAGAAGGCTTACCACGAGCAGCTCTCGGTGGCGGAGATCACCAACGCCTGCTTCGAGCCGGCCAACCAGATGGTGAAATGCGACCCACGGCACGGCAAGTACATGGCGTGCTGCCTGCTGTACCGCGGGGACGTGGTGCCCAAGGATGTCAACGCCGCCATCGCCACCATCAAGACCAAGCGCAGCATCCAGTTTGTGGACTGGTGCCCCACCGGTTTCAAGGTGGGCATCAACTACCAGCCGCCCACGGTGGTGCCCGGGGGGGACCTGGCCAAGGTGCAGCGCGCCGTGTGCATGCTGAGCAACACCACGGCCATCGCTGAGGCCTGGGCCCGCCTGGACCACAAGTTTGACCTGATGTACGCCAAGCGGGCGTTCGTGCACTGGTACGTGGGGGAGGGCATGGAGGAGGGGGAGTTCTCGGAGGCCCGGGAGGACATGGCCGCCCTGGAGAAGGATTACGAGGAGGTGGGGGTGGATTcggtggaaggggagggagaggaggaaggggaggaataCTAA